In one window of Mus pahari chromosome 3, PAHARI_EIJ_v1.1, whole genome shotgun sequence DNA:
- the LOC110318962 gene encoding olfactory receptor 4K3-like, which produces MDEGNHTVVSEFILWGLASSQKIEVSLFVVFSMLYLLIVSGNIVILVLITTDPHLHSPMYFLLANLSFIDMWLSSVTTPKMITDFLRENKTISFAGCMSQVFFAHCIAAGEMVLLVVMAYDRYVAICKPLHYFTIMNFRRCTGLVFTSWTTGFVHALSHLVVIVELPFCGPKEVDSFFCDMPLVIKLACIDSHDLDVLMNADCGLVAVTCFILLLISYTYILITVRQSSKAGASKAMNTCTAHITVVLIFFVPCIFIYVWPLNITWLDKFLAVFYSVFTPLLNPAIYTLRNKEMKNAMKRFISNYLSHKGNL; this is translated from the coding sequence ATGGATGAAGGCAATCACACTGTGGTGTCAGAATTTATACTCTGGGGACTTGCCAGCTCACAGAAGATTGAAGTCTCACTCTTTGTGGTGTTTTCAATGCTTTATCTTCTCATTGTTTCTGGAAATATTGTCATTCTGGTTTTAATCACAACTGACCCCCATCTGCATTCTCCCATGTACTTCCTGTTGGCCAACCTTTCCTTTATTGATATGTGGCTTTCCTCAGTCACCACTCCTAAGATGATCACAGACTTTCTCAGAGAAAACAAGACCATTTCCTTTGCAGGATGCATGTCCCAAGTGTTCTTTGCCCACTGTATTGCTGCAGGAGAGATGGTACTGTTGGTGGTAATGGCttatgatcgctatgtggccatctgcaaacCTCTCCACTACTTCACCATCATGAACTTTAGGAGATGCACTGGGTTGGTGTTCACTTCCTGGACAACTGGATTTGTACATGCTCTGAGTCATTTGGTAGTGATTGTGGAGTTGCCTTTTTGTGGACCTAAGGAAGTAGATAGCTTTTTCTGTGACATGCCATTGGTAATCAAGCTAGCTTGCATAGATTCCCATGACTTGGATGTTCTAATGAATGCTGATTGTGGGCTTGTGGCTGTCACttgctttattttgttgcttATTTCCTACACATATATTCTTATCACTGTACGTCAAAGCTCTAAAGCTGGTGCATCTAAGGCAATGAACACATGCACTGCCCACATTACAGTGGTGCTTATCTTTTTTGTGCCATGCATCTTCATCTATGTGTGGCCTCTCAATATCACTTGGTTGGATAAATTTCTTGCTGTATTTTACTCTGTTTTTACACCTCTCCTGAATCCAGCCATTTATACTCTGagaaataaagagatgaaaaatgCCATGAAGAGATTTATAAGCAACTACCTTAGTCACAAAGGAAATTTATAG
- the LOC110318355 gene encoding olfactory receptor 4F17-like: MYFLLANLSFIDLCVSSVTAPKTIADFFYKRKVISVKGCFTQIFLLHFFGGSEMVTLVAMAFDRYIAICKPLSYTTIMRGNVCVGIVATAWAIGFLHSVSQLAFAVNLPFCGPNKVDSFYCDLPRVIKLACADTYRLDIMVIANSGVLSVCSFVLLIISYGIILMTIQRRPSDRSSKALSTLTAHITVVLLFFGPCIFIYAWPFPIKSLDKFLAVFYSVVTPLLNPIIYTLRNTEMKTAMRRLRQWNLSFCVKS; this comes from the coding sequence ATGTACTTTCTGTTGGCCAACCTCTCATTCATAGATTTGTGTGTGTCCTCTGTCACAGCTCCAAAGACTATTGCTGATTTTTTCTACAAACGCAAAGTCATCTCTGTCAAGGGCTGCTTTACACAAATATTCCTCCttcacttttttggggggagtgaAATGGTGACCCTTGTAGCTATGGCCTTTGACAGATATATAGCAATTTGTAAACCTCTAAGTTATACTACAATTATGCGTGGCAATGTATGCGTTGGCATTGTGGCTACTGCATGGGCAATTGGCTTCCTACACTCAGTGAGCCAATTGGCCTTTGCAGTGAATTTACCCTTTTGCGGCCCCAATAAGGTTGACAGCTTTTATTGTGACCTTCCTAGAGTAATCAAACTTGCCTGTGCAGACACATATAGGTTAGACATCATGGTCATTGCCAACAGTGGTGTGctcagtgtgtgttcttttgttttgctaatCATCTCCTATGGTATTATTCTAATGACCATCCAGCGCCGCCCTTCTGATAGGTCTTCTAAGGCTCTGTCTACATTGACTGCTCATATCACagtagttcttttgttttttggaccTTGCATCTTCATTTATGCCTGGCCCTTTCCCATCAAGTCATTAGATAAATTCCTTGCTGTGTTTTATTCTGTGGTCACTCCTCTCTTGAACCCCATTATATACACACTGAGGAATACAGAGATGAAAACTGCCATGAGACGCCTGAGACAATGGAATTTAAGCTTTTGCGTGAAGTCTTAA